Proteins encoded in a region of the Clostridium butyricum genome:
- a CDS encoding undecaprenyldiphospho-muramoylpentapeptide beta-N-acetylglucosaminyltransferase, which produces MYKYKIIMTGGGTAGHVTPNLALVPKLKENDFEIKYIGSNDGIEKEIITKNNIPFYGISSGKLRRYFSMQNFTDPFKVLKGVGQSLHILSKEKPDVIFSKGGFVAVPVVIAASIKRIPVVAHESDMTPGLANKLSAPFCDKLCVTFRESLKYIKEDKGILTGSPIREEILKGNKNEGLKICNFEGEKEVLFIMGGSLGSQLINNEIRKNLKKLLEDFDIIHICGKGNIDESLVKEKGYKQFEYVSEELPHLMKCANYIISRAGANSIFEFLALKKPTLLIPLSKKASRGDQILNSRSFEKEGYSLVIEEEELKGDALYNKILELKHKKDELVNNMNKGQSTNGVDSIVKILLNSIKK; this is translated from the coding sequence TTGTATAAGTACAAAATAATAATGACTGGTGGAGGAACAGCAGGACATGTAACCCCCAATCTTGCATTAGTGCCTAAATTGAAAGAAAATGATTTTGAAATAAAATATATAGGAAGCAATGATGGTATAGAAAAGGAGATTATAACTAAAAATAATATACCGTTTTATGGAATATCATCAGGAAAACTTAGAAGATATTTTTCTATGCAGAATTTTACAGATCCTTTTAAGGTTCTAAAAGGTGTTGGTCAATCTCTGCATATACTTTCAAAAGAAAAACCAGATGTTATTTTTTCAAAAGGAGGATTTGTTGCAGTACCGGTTGTGATTGCAGCTTCAATTAAGAGAATACCTGTTGTTGCTCATGAATCTGATATGACTCCAGGTCTGGCAAATAAACTTAGTGCACCTTTTTGTGATAAGTTATGTGTTACGTTTAGGGAAAGTCTTAAATATATAAAAGAGGACAAAGGAATATTAACAGGAAGTCCAATAAGAGAAGAGATACTTAAAGGAAATAAAAATGAAGGTTTGAAAATTTGTAATTTTGAAGGTGAAAAAGAAGTTTTATTCATAATGGGAGGGAGTTTAGGTTCTCAACTCATAAATAATGAAATAAGAAAGAATTTGAAAAAACTTCTTGAGGACTTTGATATTATTCATATATGTGGAAAAGGAAATATTGATGAAAGTTTGGTAAAAGAAAAAGGATATAAGCAGTTTGAATATGTAAGTGAGGAACTTCCGCATCTTATGAAGTGTGCAAATTATATCATTTCAAGAGCAGGAGCAAATTCTATATTTGAATTTTTAGCTCTTAAAAAACCTACATTACTAATTCCTCTTTCCAAAAAAGCAAGTAGAGGTGATCAAATTTTAAATTCAAGATCTTTTGAGAAGGAAGGTTACTCACTTGTTATTGAAGAAGAAGAATTAAAGGGAGATGCTTTATATAATAAAATATTAGAACTTAAACATAAAAAAGATGAATTGGTAAATAATATGAATAAGGGGCAATCTACTAATGGGGTGGATTCTATAGTAAAAATATTACTTAACAGTATAAAAAAATAA
- a CDS encoding pyridoxal phosphate-dependent aminotransferase, whose amino-acid sequence MNLSKKAGNISPSITLSITAKANELKAQGVDVVSFGAGEPDFNTPQNIINAAIKAMQDGKTKYTPAGGILELKKTICKKFKEDNGLDYTTDQITISTGAKQCLANVFMAILNPGDEILIPIPYWVSYPELVKLADGVPVFVETLKENNYKYTIEDLEKAVSDKTKAILINSPNNPTGTIYNREELIEIAEFAKKHDLLIISDEIYEKLIYDGEKHISIASLSQDAFERTVVINGVSKTYAMTGWRLGYMAASKEITKLMTSIQSHMTSNVNTIAQYAAIEALNGPIEDLNTMVKEFERRRNFMVDRLSKIDGVSIIKPSGAFYIMVNISSYFNTTFKGEEIKNSLDFSRVLLDEEKVAVIPGAGFGLDEYIRLSYATSMDIIETGIDRIAMFINKIK is encoded by the coding sequence ATGAATTTATCAAAGAAGGCGGGAAATATAAGTCCATCAATAACACTATCAATTACAGCAAAGGCTAATGAATTAAAAGCACAAGGTGTAGATGTTGTTAGTTTTGGGGCTGGAGAACCAGATTTTAATACACCACAAAATATAATTAATGCAGCAATTAAGGCTATGCAAGATGGAAAAACTAAGTATACTCCTGCAGGTGGTATTTTAGAATTAAAAAAGACAATTTGTAAAAAGTTCAAGGAAGATAATGGGCTAGATTATACAACTGATCAGATAACAATTTCTACTGGAGCAAAGCAATGTCTTGCTAATGTTTTTATGGCAATTTTAAATCCTGGAGATGAAATTTTAATACCTATTCCATATTGGGTGAGTTATCCTGAATTAGTTAAACTTGCAGATGGGGTTCCGGTTTTTGTTGAAACGTTAAAAGAAAATAATTATAAATATACAATAGAGGATCTTGAAAAGGCTGTTTCAGATAAAACTAAGGCTATATTAATAAACAGTCCTAACAATCCAACTGGAACTATTTATAATAGAGAAGAATTAATTGAAATTGCAGAGTTTGCTAAGAAACATGATTTATTAATTATATCAGATGAAATATATGAAAAATTAATTTATGATGGAGAAAAGCATATAAGTATTGCATCCTTAAGTCAAGATGCATTTGAAAGAACAGTTGTAATTAATGGTGTGTCTAAGACATATGCAATGACAGGGTGGAGACTTGGATATATGGCTGCATCTAAGGAGATTACAAAGTTAATGACAAGTATTCAAAGTCATATGACATCAAATGTGAATACCATAGCTCAATATGCTGCCATAGAAGCTTTAAATGGACCGATAGAAGATTTAAATACTATGGTTAAAGAATTTGAAAGAAGAAGAAACTTTATGGTAGATAGATTGAGTAAAATAGATGGTGTTTCAATTATAAAACCAAGTGGTGCATTTTATATTATGGTTAATATTTCATCATATTTTAACACTACATTTAAAGGGGAAGAAATAAAAAATTCTTTAGATTTTTCTAGAGTACTTCTAGATGAAGAAAAGGTAGCTGTTATACCAGGGGCAGGATTTGGCCTTGATGAATATATAAGATTATCATATGCCACATCTATGGATATAATAGAAACAGGTATAGATAGAATAGCAATGTTTATCAATAAAATAAAATAA
- the nifJ gene encoding pyruvate:ferredoxin (flavodoxin) oxidoreductase, protein MRKMKTMDGNTAAAHVSYAFTEVTAIYPITPSSPMAEHVDEWVAQGRKNIFGQPVKVMEMQSEAGAAGAVHGSLQAGALTTTYTASQGLLLMIPNMYKISGEMLPGVFHVSARALATSSLNIFGDHQDVMAARQTGFAMLAEGSVQEVMDLSAVAHLSAIKAKIPFLNFFDGFRTSHEIQKIEVLEYDELAKLVDWDAIKSFKANALNPDHPVTRGTAQNADIYFQERESVNKFYDQLPEVVEGYMNEINKLTGREYHCFDYYGAEDADRVIVAMGSVTDVCEETIDYLNANGQKVGVVKVRLYRPFSNERLLAAIPKTAKKIAVLDKTKEPGCAGEPLFLDVRNAFYGQADAPVVVGGRFGLGSKDPNPSHIAAVYENLAKDEPKNGFTIGIVDDVTNTSLEVHEDIDATPEGTTACKFWGLGSDGTVGANKSAIKIIGDHTDMFAQGYFFYDSKKSGGITVSHLRFGKKEIKSPYLINKADFVSCSNQSYVHKYNVLDGLKPGSTFLLNTIWTAEDLERELPASYKRFIANNNIKFYTLNAVAIAQEIGLGGRINMIMQSAFFKLANIIPLEDAIKYLKDAVVTSYGKKGEKVVNMNNAAIDKGVESVVEVQIPEAWKTVQDEEAAPIKGATKFVKDIVIPMNRLEGDNLPVSAFVGMEDGTFEAGTAAFEKRGIAVNVPEWDSAKCIQCNQCALVCPHAAIRPILVNEDEKAKAPASAKIVDAKALKSEEKLYYSMAVTPLDCSGCGNCAQICPAPGKALVMKPQASQEDQNEAWDYLVNDVTAKKNPMNKNTVKGSQFEQPLLEFSGACAGCGETPYAKLITQLFGDRMMVANATGCSSIWGGSAPSTPYTKNKNGHGPAWANSLFEDNAEYGLGMFLGVKAQREEIAELAKAAIEANDPAKAELQVWLDNIDEGANTREIASNLVTALEKSGTDAAKAILEKKEYFVKRSQWIFGGDGWAYDIGYGGVDHVLASGEDVNIFVFDTEVYSNTGGQSSKSTPTAAIAKFAASGKKTKKKDLGMMAMTYGYVYVAQVNMGADKNQVLKAIAEAEAYKGPSLIIGYAPCINHGIRIGMGNSPEEAKRATACGYWQMYRYNPTMVGTDKNPFVLDSKEPTADFKEFLMGEVRYASLAKAFPEAAEALFEKTHADAMARLEGYKKLANQQ, encoded by the coding sequence ATGAGAAAAATGAAAACTATGGATGGTAATACTGCAGCAGCTCACGTATCTTATGCATTTACTGAAGTTACTGCAATCTATCCTATCACACCATCATCACCAATGGCAGAACATGTTGATGAATGGGTAGCACAAGGTAGAAAGAACATATTTGGACAACCAGTAAAGGTTATGGAAATGCAATCAGAAGCAGGTGCTGCTGGTGCTGTTCACGGATCTTTACAAGCTGGAGCATTAACAACTACTTATACTGCTTCACAAGGTTTATTATTAATGATACCAAACATGTACAAAATTTCTGGTGAAATGTTACCAGGTGTATTCCACGTATCAGCTAGAGCATTAGCTACATCATCATTAAATATCTTTGGAGATCACCAAGACGTTATGGCAGCAAGACAAACTGGTTTTGCTATGCTTGCTGAAGGTTCTGTACAAGAAGTTATGGATTTATCAGCAGTTGCGCATCTTTCAGCAATTAAAGCTAAAATTCCATTCTTAAACTTCTTTGATGGTTTCAGAACTTCTCACGAAATTCAAAAAATTGAAGTACTTGAATATGATGAATTAGCTAAGTTAGTAGACTGGGATGCAATTAAATCTTTCAAAGCAAATGCATTAAACCCAGATCATCCTGTAACAAGAGGAACTGCTCAAAATGCAGATATATACTTCCAAGAAAGAGAATCAGTTAATAAATTCTACGATCAACTTCCAGAAGTTGTTGAAGGATACATGAATGAAATTAACAAATTAACTGGTAGAGAATACCACTGTTTTGATTACTATGGTGCAGAAGATGCAGATAGAGTAATCGTAGCTATGGGTTCTGTAACAGATGTTTGTGAAGAAACTATAGATTATTTAAATGCTAATGGACAAAAAGTTGGTGTTGTAAAAGTAAGATTATACAGACCATTCTCAAATGAAAGATTATTAGCAGCTATTCCAAAAACAGCTAAGAAAATTGCTGTATTAGATAAAACTAAAGAACCAGGATGTGCTGGTGAACCATTATTCTTAGACGTAAGAAATGCATTCTACGGACAAGCTGACGCTCCAGTAGTTGTTGGTGGTAGATTCGGTTTAGGTTCTAAGGATCCAAATCCAAGTCATATTGCTGCAGTTTATGAAAACTTAGCAAAAGATGAACCAAAGAACGGATTCACTATAGGTATAGTTGATGACGTTACAAACACTTCTTTAGAAGTACATGAAGATATCGATGCTACTCCAGAAGGAACTACAGCTTGTAAGTTCTGGGGATTAGGATCAGACGGTACTGTTGGTGCTAACAAGAGTGCTATTAAGATTATCGGAGATCATACAGACATGTTTGCTCAAGGATACTTCTTCTATGATTCTAAAAAATCAGGTGGTATCACTGTATCTCATTTAAGATTTGGTAAGAAAGAAATTAAATCTCCTTACTTAATCAATAAGGCAGATTTCGTATCTTGCTCAAATCAATCATATGTTCATAAATACAATGTATTAGATGGATTAAAACCAGGTTCAACTTTCTTATTAAATACTATCTGGACTGCAGAAGATTTAGAAAGAGAATTACCTGCTTCATATAAGAGATTCATAGCTAACAACAACATTAAGTTCTATACTTTAAATGCTGTAGCTATTGCTCAAGAAATTGGTCTTGGTGGAAGAATTAACATGATCATGCAATCTGCATTCTTCAAGTTAGCTAATATAATTCCATTAGAAGATGCTATTAAATACTTAAAGGATGCTGTTGTAACTTCTTACGGTAAGAAGGGTGAAAAAGTAGTTAACATGAACAACGCAGCAATCGATAAGGGTGTTGAATCAGTTGTAGAAGTACAAATTCCAGAAGCTTGGAAAACTGTACAAGATGAAGAAGCAGCTCCAATCAAGGGTGCTACTAAATTCGTTAAAGATATAGTTATTCCAATGAACAGATTAGAAGGAGATAACCTTCCTGTATCTGCATTTGTAGGAATGGAAGATGGTACATTCGAAGCTGGTACTGCTGCTTTCGAAAAGAGAGGAATTGCAGTTAATGTTCCTGAATGGGATTCAGCTAAATGTATTCAATGTAACCAATGTGCTTTAGTATGTCCACATGCAGCTATAAGACCAATCTTAGTTAATGAAGATGAAAAAGCTAAGGCTCCAGCTTCAGCTAAGATAGTTGATGCTAAGGCATTAAAGAGCGAAGAAAAGTTATATTATTCTATGGCTGTAACACCACTTGACTGTTCAGGTTGTGGAAACTGTGCTCAAATTTGTCCAGCACCAGGAAAAGCTTTAGTTATGAAACCACAAGCTTCTCAAGAAGACCAAAATGAAGCATGGGATTACTTAGTTAACGATGTAACTGCTAAGAAGAACCCAATGAACAAGAATACAGTTAAAGGTAGCCAATTTGAACAACCATTACTTGAGTTCTCTGGAGCTTGTGCAGGTTGTGGAGAAACTCCATATGCTAAGCTTATAACTCAATTATTTGGTGATAGAATGATGGTTGCTAATGCAACAGGATGTTCATCAATTTGGGGTGGATCAGCTCCTTCAACTCCATACACTAAGAACAAGAATGGACATGGTCCAGCTTGGGCTAACTCATTATTCGAAGATAATGCTGAATATGGATTAGGTATGTTCTTAGGAGTTAAAGCTCAAAGAGAAGAAATTGCTGAATTAGCAAAAGCTGCTATTGAAGCAAATGATCCAGCTAAGGCTGAATTACAAGTTTGGTTAGATAACATTGACGAAGGTGCTAACACTAGAGAAATCGCATCTAACTTAGTTACTGCTCTTGAAAAATCAGGAACAGATGCTGCTAAAGCTATCTTAGAAAAGAAAGAATACTTCGTTAAGAGATCTCAATGGATCTTCGGAGGAGACGGTTGGGCTTACGATATCGGATACGGCGGTGTTGACCACGTTCTTGCTTCAGGCGAAGATGTAAATATATTTGTATTTGATACAGAAGTTTACTCAAATACAGGTGGACAATCTTCTAAATCTACACCAACAGCTGCAATCGCTAAGTTTGCTGCATCTGGTAAGAAGACTAAGAAGAAAGATCTTGGTATGATGGCTATGACTTATGGTTATGTATATGTAGCACAAGTTAATATGGGTGCTGATAAGAACCAAGTTCTTAAAGCAATTGCAGAAGCAGAAGCTTATAAAGGACCATCATTAATAATTGGATACGCTCCATGTATCAACCACGGTATCAGAATTGGTATGGGTAACAGCCCAGAAGAAGCTAAGAGAGCAACTGCTTGTGGATACTGGCAAATGTACAGATACAACCCAACAATGGTTGGAACTGACAAGAACCCATTTGTTCTTGATTCTAAAGAACCAACAGCTGACTTTAAGGAATTCTTAATGGGAGAAGTTAGATACGCTTCACTTGCTAAAGCATTCCCAGAAGCTGCAGAAGCATTGTTTGAAAAGACTCATGCAGATGCTATGGCTAGATTAGAAGGATACAAGAAACTTGCTAATCAACAATAA
- a CDS encoding DUF1292 domain-containing protein, with protein sequence MDKDLEKCGCGSDCGCGENNHECGCGGHDHDHDDCGCGCGEHESFVIDLEDENGDVITCPIIDEFECEDNQYYLAQNPTEDSVYLFKLVGEELIVPEEDEFERVSAYYQDELVGE encoded by the coding sequence ATGGATAAAGATTTAGAAAAATGCGGATGCGGTTCAGACTGTGGATGCGGAGAAAACAACCATGAATGCGGATGCGGTGGACATGATCACGATCACGATGACTGCGGATGTGGATGCGGAGAACATGAAAGCTTCGTTATTGATTTAGAAGATGAAAACGGAGATGTTATCACATGTCCAATAATAGATGAATTCGAATGCGAAGATAATCAATATTATTTAGCTCAAAATCCAACTGAGGATTCTGTTTACTTATTCAAATTAGTAGGGGAAGAATTAATAGTACCTGAAGAAGATGAATTTGAAAGAGTTTCAGCTTACTACCAAGACGAATTAGTAGGCGAATAA
- a CDS encoding aminotransferase class IV, with product MEERVIYEVLRIIDGKPIFLEEHVKRMENSFMIVGKEFPLKYEDIYRSIDSTVKSENKMIGNIKITYCLNSGELKVFFIPHSYPTDEMYRKGVKTILYFGERNNPNAKIINDDFRSKVTAEINKNNAYEAILVERNGFITEGSKSNIFMIKGDELITSPIKAVLPGVTRGKIIEIAHSVGIKVIEEEFSYKNIDKLDGMFISGTSPEILPINAVGEITLNPENNIIKILSEEYHKEIKKYL from the coding sequence ATGGAAGAAAGAGTTATTTATGAGGTTTTGAGAATTATTGATGGTAAGCCAATATTTTTAGAAGAGCATGTTAAAAGAATGGAAAATTCTTTTATGATTGTAGGTAAAGAATTTCCGTTAAAATATGAAGATATTTATAGGAGTATAGATAGTACCGTTAAAAGTGAAAATAAAATGATAGGTAATATAAAGATAACTTACTGTTTGAATTCAGGAGAGTTAAAAGTATTTTTTATTCCCCATTCATATCCTACTGATGAAATGTATAGAAAAGGAGTAAAAACTATTTTGTATTTTGGAGAAAGAAATAATCCTAATGCTAAAATTATAAATGATGATTTTAGAAGTAAGGTTACTGCAGAAATAAATAAAAATAATGCCTATGAAGCTATACTTGTAGAGAGAAATGGATTTATTACAGAGGGAAGTAAGTCTAATATATTTATGATAAAAGGAGATGAATTGATTACTTCGCCTATTAAAGCTGTTCTACCTGGAGTCACTAGAGGAAAAATAATAGAAATTGCACATAGTGTTGGTATAAAAGTTATAGAAGAAGAATTTAGCTATAAAAATATTGATAAATTAGATGGGATGTTTATATCAGGAACTTCACCAGAGATTCTTCCAATAAATGCTGTTGGTGAAATAACATTAAATCCAGAAAATAATATTATTAAAATATTATCAGAAGAATACCATAAAGAAATTAAAAAATATCTATAA
- a CDS encoding flavodoxin, giving the protein MKKVSIIYWSLGGNIEVLANVIADSAKEHGAEVVLKHVADANVEDVRNADAVAFGSPAKDSTKIEQREMHPFIENLSELKFKNKECILFATYGWIENTFMDIWKKEMKSYGFNIIGDLAVKESPTKAQIEHAKELGKMLAQ; this is encoded by the coding sequence ATGAAAAAAGTGTCAATCATTTACTGGAGCTTAGGAGGCAATATAGAAGTCCTTGCAAACGTGATTGCAGATAGTGCAAAAGAACATGGAGCAGAGGTTGTTTTAAAGCATGTTGCAGATGCTAATGTTGAAGATGTAAGAAATGCAGATGCGGTTGCTTTTGGTAGTCCTGCAAAAGATTCAACTAAAATTGAACAGAGAGAAATGCATCCGTTTATTGAAAATTTATCAGAATTGAAATTTAAAAATAAAGAATGTATTTTATTTGCAACCTATGGATGGATTGAAAATACTTTCATGGATATATGGAAGAAAGAAATGAAATCATATGGGTTTAATATAATAGGGGATTTAGCAGTTAAGGAGTCACCAACAAAAGCACAGATTGAACATGCAAAGGAACTTGGAAAGATGCTTGCGCAATAA
- a CDS encoding HAD-IB family hydrolase, translating to MKKLAIFDIDYTITRKETLMELFKYTIKNDKKNLKFLPRAAYCGLMYLMKFYDEKKVKETFLKFIDKIEEKDLALLVKNFYNDRLQNILYKDALNMMKDLKSKGYDIYLISASPEFYVNEFYAIKEVDKIFGTKFKFENGAFLRQMDGENCKGEEKVKRLKSYLDENNIEVDFKESYMFSDSLSDKPLLDMVGKPYLINYKNGHKNIEILKWN from the coding sequence TTGAAGAAATTAGCTATATTTGATATAGATTATACAATTACTAGAAAAGAAACCCTGATGGAGCTATTTAAGTATACTATTAAGAATGATAAAAAAAACTTAAAATTCTTACCTAGGGCAGCTTATTGTGGCTTGATGTATCTTATGAAGTTTTATGATGAAAAAAAAGTAAAAGAAACATTTCTCAAATTTATAGATAAGATAGAAGAAAAAGATTTAGCGTTACTTGTTAAGAATTTTTATAATGATAGACTGCAGAATATACTTTATAAAGATGCACTTAATATGATGAAAGACTTGAAAAGTAAAGGATACGATATTTATCTTATATCTGCATCGCCTGAATTTTATGTTAATGAATTTTATGCTATTAAAGAAGTGGATAAAATTTTTGGCACAAAATTTAAGTTTGAAAATGGAGCTTTTTTAAGACAAATGGATGGAGAAAACTGTAAGGGAGAGGAAAAGGTAAAAAGATTAAAATCATATCTTGATGAAAATAATATAGAAGTGGATTTTAAAGAATCATATATGTTTTCTGATTCATTGTCAGATAAACCTTTGTTAGATATGGTAGGAAAACCATATTTAATAAATTATAAAAATGGTCATAAAAATATAGAAATATTAAAATGGAATTAG